In Aequorivita sp. H23M31, a single window of DNA contains:
- the infA gene encoding translation initiation factor IF-1: protein MAKQNAIEQDGSIVEALSNAMFRVELENGHVVTAHISGKMRMHYIKLLPGDKVKLEMSPYDLTKARITYRY from the coding sequence ATGGCTAAACAAAACGCAATAGAGCAAGATGGGAGCATAGTGGAAGCACTTTCAAATGCAATGTTCCGTGTGGAGTTGGAAAACGGTCACGTAGTGACTGCGCACATTTCTGGCAAAATGCGTATGCACTATATTAAATTGTTGCCTGGAGATAAAGTAAAGCTCGAAATGAGTCCTTACGATTTGACCAAAGCAAGAATTACCTATAGATACTAA
- the rplO gene encoding 50S ribosomal protein L15, translating to MDLSNLQPAAGSAKNKGKRVGRGQGSGKGGTAARGHKGAKSRSGYSKKVGFEGGQMPLQRRVPKFGFTNINRVEYKGINIDTLQQLVDDKVLNDTVDFETLVGLGLARKSEMVKILGRGEIKAKLKVSAHKFTASAKEAIEAAGGEVITL from the coding sequence ATGGATTTAAGTAACTTACAACCCGCCGCAGGATCGGCGAAAAACAAAGGCAAGCGAGTAGGTCGCGGACAAGGTTCCGGTAAAGGTGGTACTGCCGCCCGCGGACATAAAGGAGCAAAATCACGTTCAGGATATTCCAAGAAAGTTGGATTTGAAGGTGGACAAATGCCCCTACAACGTCGTGTGCCTAAATTTGGTTTTACCAATATTAACCGAGTTGAGTATAAGGGAATCAACATTGATACCTTGCAACAATTGGTTGATGATAAAGTATTGAATGATACCGTAGATTTTGAAACCTTGGTAGGTTTGGGTCTAGCTCGAAAAAGCGAAATGGTGAAGATATTGGGAAGAGGAGAAATTAAAGCTAAATTAAAGGTGTCAGCCCACAAATTTACTGCCTCGGCTAAAGAAGCTATAGAAGCAGCCGGTGGAGAAGTAATAACATTGTAA
- the secY gene encoding preprotein translocase subunit SecY: protein MKFIETLKNVWKIEELRNRIMLTLGLLLVYRFGAQVVLPGIDADMLASFAGKFDSGGLTGLLNAFTGGAFANASVFALGIMPYISASIVVQLMQIAVPYLQKLQKEGESGRKKINQITRWLTIGICLVQAPSYLAGLPAMGVPAEAFVMGQSVMFYVSSVIILVTGTIFAMWLGEKITDKGIGNGISILIMVGIIARLPQSFAQEFISRVVESNGGAIMILIELVIWFVIILLSVMLVMAVRKIPVQYARRTASGSYEKNIFGARQFIPLKLNASGVMPIIFAQAIMFVPSAVASLSESDMAQRVQATFSDIFGFWYNLVFAVLIIIFTYFYTAITVPTNKMADDLKRSGGFIPGIKPGGQTGEYLDKIMSQITLPGSIFLALIAIFPAFVVKLMDVQQGWALFYGGTSLLIMVGVAIDTMQQVNSYLLNRHYDGLMKSGKNRKAVA from the coding sequence ATGAAATTTATCGAAACCTTAAAGAATGTTTGGAAAATTGAAGAGCTCCGCAATCGCATCATGCTTACGCTTGGATTGCTTCTTGTGTACCGTTTTGGGGCGCAGGTAGTTTTGCCAGGTATTGATGCCGATATGTTGGCTTCATTTGCCGGTAAATTTGATTCCGGTGGTCTTACAGGATTGCTTAATGCATTTACAGGAGGGGCTTTTGCCAATGCTTCTGTTTTTGCTTTGGGTATTATGCCCTATATCTCTGCCTCCATTGTGGTGCAGTTAATGCAGATTGCCGTACCCTATCTTCAGAAACTTCAGAAGGAAGGGGAAAGTGGTCGTAAGAAAATCAACCAGATCACCCGTTGGCTAACAATAGGTATCTGTTTGGTTCAGGCTCCCAGTTATCTAGCAGGTCTTCCAGCAATGGGCGTTCCAGCAGAAGCTTTTGTAATGGGACAAAGCGTAATGTTCTACGTTTCTTCAGTAATCATTTTGGTTACAGGAACGATATTTGCAATGTGGTTGGGTGAGAAAATTACCGACAAAGGTATCGGAAACGGGATATCCATCCTTATTATGGTAGGTATCATCGCTAGACTGCCACAATCTTTTGCTCAGGAATTTATTTCCAGAGTTGTAGAATCCAATGGCGGGGCGATTATGATACTTATTGAATTGGTAATCTGGTTCGTAATTATCCTGTTATCCGTAATGTTGGTAATGGCAGTACGTAAAATTCCTGTACAATATGCCAGAAGAACTGCAAGTGGAAGCTATGAAAAGAATATCTTTGGCGCACGCCAATTTATTCCTCTAAAATTAAATGCTTCTGGAGTAATGCCAATCATTTTTGCCCAGGCAATTATGTTCGTGCCTTCTGCAGTAGCAAGTCTTTCTGAAAGCGATATGGCTCAAAGAGTACAGGCTACTTTTAGTGATATTTTCGGGTTTTGGTATAATTTGGTATTTGCGGTTTTGATTATCATATTCACCTATTTCTATACGGCGATTACGGTTCCTACCAATAAAATGGCAGACGACCTTAAACGAAGTGGAGGATTTATTCCTGGGATTAAACCAGGAGGACAAACCGGAGAATATTTAGATAAAATAATGTCGCAGATAACCCTTCCTGGTTCCATATTCTTGGCGTTGATTGCAATATTTCCTGCCTTCGTCGTCAAATTGATGGACGTACAGCAAGGTTGGGCATTATTTTATGGAGGGACCTCGCTACTTATTATGGTTGGGGTTGCTATAGACACTATGCAACAGGTAAACTCCTATTTATTGAACCGTCATTACGATGGCTTGATGAAGAGTGGAAAGAATAGAAAAGCTGTAGCTTGA
- the rplF gene encoding 50S ribosomal protein L6, giving the protein MSRIGKSPVSIPQGVTVDVKDNVITVKGKLGELSQEFSDITVKVEDNHVIVERPSESKDHVARHGLYRSLINNMVHGVSEGWTKNLELVGVGFRASNQGQKLDLALGFSHNIVLDIAPEVKVETVSDKGKNPIVKLTSHDKQLVGQVAAKIRNFRKPEPYKGKGIKFVGEQLRRKAGKSA; this is encoded by the coding sequence ATGTCAAGAATAGGTAAAAGCCCGGTATCGATCCCACAAGGAGTTACAGTTGATGTAAAAGACAACGTAATTACCGTAAAAGGAAAATTAGGCGAGTTGTCTCAGGAGTTTTCTGATATAACCGTGAAAGTAGAAGATAACCACGTAATTGTGGAACGTCCTTCCGAATCGAAAGATCACGTTGCAAGACACGGTCTTTACAGATCCCTTATCAATAATATGGTACACGGGGTTAGCGAAGGTTGGACAAAGAATTTGGAATTGGTTGGTGTGGGGTTCCGTGCCAGTAACCAAGGACAAAAATTGGATTTGGCTTTAGGTTTCTCTCACAACATTGTTTTGGACATCGCTCCGGAAGTAAAAGTTGAGACCGTTTCAGATAAAGGTAAAAACCCAATAGTAAAATTGACCTCTCACGATAAGCAATTGGTTGGACAAGTAGCGGCTAAGATCCGTAACTTCCGTAAGCCAGAGCCTTACAAAGGAAAGGGTATCAAATTCGTTGGAGAACAATTAAGAAGAAAAGCAGGAAAATCTGCATAA
- the ykgO gene encoding type B 50S ribosomal protein L36, with translation MKVRASVKKRSADCKIVRRKGRLYVINKKNPKFKQRQG, from the coding sequence ATGAAAGTAAGAGCATCCGTAAAAAAGAGAAGTGCCGACTGCAAGATTGTTCGCAGAAAAGGTAGATTATATGTAATTAACAAAAAGAACCCAAAGTTCAAACAAAGACAAGGATAA
- the rplR gene encoding 50S ribosomal protein L18, which translates to MALSKYERRARLRRRIRKTVEGTESRPRLAVFRSNKEIYAQIIDDVNGKTITAASSRDKDIDASNGNKSEVAKMVGKLIAEKAVKAGVDTIAFDRGGYLYHGRVKSLAEGAREGGLKF; encoded by the coding sequence ATGGCATTATCAAAATACGAAAGAAGAGCTCGCCTGCGAAGGAGAATTAGAAAAACTGTTGAGGGGACTGAAAGTCGTCCACGTTTGGCTGTTTTCAGAAGCAATAAGGAAATATATGCTCAGATTATCGATGATGTAAACGGAAAGACTATTACCGCTGCATCTTCAAGAGATAAGGATATTGACGCTTCAAATGGAAACAAATCTGAAGTGGCAAAAATGGTAGGAAAATTAATCGCCGAGAAGGCTGTAAAAGCTGGGGTTGATACCATCGCTTTTGACAGAGGAGGTTACCTATATCACGGAAGAGTAAAATCATTAGCTGAAGGTGCACGCGAAGGTGGCCTTAAATTCTAA
- the rpmD gene encoding 50S ribosomal protein L30 codes for MAKIKVTMVKSVIKRPKTQKRIMESLGLRKMNQTVEHEDTPSILGMINKVNHLVSVETV; via the coding sequence ATGGCAAAAATTAAAGTAACAATGGTTAAAAGCGTTATTAAGCGCCCTAAAACCCAGAAAAGAATCATGGAATCATTGGGTCTTCGCAAGATGAACCAAACGGTTGAACATGAGGATACTCCAAGCATTCTTGGGATGATCAATAAAGTTAATCACTTGGTTTCTGTTGAAACCGTATAA
- the rpsE gene encoding 30S ribosomal protein S5 yields MYQDYKNVELVKPVGLELKDRLVGVQRVTKVTKGGRAFGFSAIVVVGDEKGVVGQGLGKSKDVASAIAKAIEDAKKNLVRIPLNKVTLPHEQKGKYAGARVNLIPAAPGTGVIAGGAVRAVLESLGVHDVLSKSQGSSNPHNVVKATFDALLQMRSAQTIADQRGISLDKVFNG; encoded by the coding sequence ATGTATCAAGATTATAAAAACGTAGAATTAGTAAAGCCTGTTGGACTTGAATTAAAGGACCGATTGGTAGGTGTACAACGTGTAACCAAAGTTACCAAAGGTGGTAGAGCTTTCGGGTTTTCAGCTATTGTAGTTGTGGGTGACGAAAAAGGAGTGGTAGGCCAGGGTCTTGGGAAATCCAAGGATGTGGCAAGCGCCATTGCTAAGGCAATCGAGGATGCCAAGAAAAACTTGGTTCGTATTCCACTTAACAAAGTAACACTTCCACACGAACAAAAAGGGAAATATGCGGGTGCCCGTGTAAACCTTATTCCTGCTGCCCCTGGTACAGGAGTTATTGCTGGTGGTGCTGTGCGTGCGGTATTGGAATCCCTAGGAGTTCACGATGTTTTGTCAAAATCACAAGGGTCTTCAAATCCACATAACGTGGTAAAGGCTACTTTTGATGCGCTATTGCAAATGCGAAGTGCACAGACAATCGCCGACCAAAGAGGAATTTCACTGGATAAGGTCTTCAACGGATAA
- the rpsH gene encoding 30S ribosomal protein S8, protein MNTDPISDYLTRVRNAAKAGHRVVEIPASNLKKEITKILFDQGYILSYKFDDESTPQGIIKIALKYDKITKESVIKKIQRISKPGLRKYAGSHDLPRVLNGLGIAIVSTSSGVMTGKQAKAENVGGEVLCYVY, encoded by the coding sequence ATGAATACAGATCCAATTTCAGATTATCTAACACGGGTTAGAAATGCTGCCAAAGCTGGGCATCGCGTTGTAGAGATTCCAGCATCAAATCTAAAAAAGGAGATTACAAAAATCCTTTTTGATCAGGGCTATATTCTGAGCTATAAATTTGATGACGAAAGTACCCCACAAGGTATCATCAAAATAGCTTTGAAGTATGACAAGATTACAAAAGAGTCCGTGATCAAGAAAATTCAAAGAATAAGTAAACCAGGTTTACGTAAATATGCTGGTTCCCACGATCTTCCTCGCGTGCTTAACGGCCTTGGTATTGCCATAGTATCAACTTCTTCGGGAGTGATGACAGGCAAGCAGGCAAAAGCCGAGAATGTTGGAGGCGAAGTTTTATGTTACGTTTACTAA